One candidate division Zixibacteria bacterium HGW-Zixibacteria-1 DNA window includes the following coding sequences:
- the rnr gene encoding ribonuclease R produces the protein MAFIFSMNINESFIIDFLRYKAGRPLKPRELAKEIGVTEKEYVAFRRLIKELIDSGRLVDLRGGKIGVPSDMNLVVGTIAITRGGKGTIFTEAGEPVVIDSPNLLTALDGDKVMVRVGSRPEQELQGTVIKVIERAEKDIVGIFQRGKHFSTVIPDDKKVRRNIYVPNTLSKEAGDGERVVAKISAWDDPYRNPEGEVLDVLGKPGDQGVDIKTVIRSFNLPRDFPPAVIEEAGKVGAYLSSGEIKRRRDFTREVVYTIDPIDAKDFDDAITVSKTPNGYRLGVFIADVSFYVRDNTQLDREAFNRGNSVYLPGMVIPMLPEELSNDLCSLKPNKKRLVYAIIINFDRKGKALDWEITDGVINSRARLNYEEVQAFFDSGTVTDRIERIADNLTVARELAQILHSLRMANGSLDFDLPKPMIIINKKGEIAEIRHSVRLESHRLVEEFMLAANQAVAANVSRLGQKFLYRVHDRPDLEKLEAFSYLMTTLGYNFPVSETVQPMQFSKFLLKVKGKPEEELINELMLRSMKKAVYQPGNVGHFGLAFKHYTHFTSPIRRYPDLIVHRLLRKLADGHYPVKLAQRLDNILSNIGRHCSDTERNAEAAEREAVKYKQVAYMSKHVGEQFKGVISGVLNFGFFVRLIDLGVEGMVRVSTLGDDYYLFEERRYRLVGRRTGRIFRMGDPVEVGVLSVDLLKNDINFYLVELPPPVQKDRPKKGGRRVTPGKGRRRRK, from the coding sequence ATGGCCTTTATTTTCTCTATGAATATCAATGAATCATTTATAATTGACTTTTTGCGCTATAAGGCAGGGCGGCCGCTTAAACCTCGAGAGCTGGCCAAGGAAATCGGCGTTACTGAAAAAGAATATGTCGCTTTCCGGCGGTTGATCAAGGAACTGATTGACTCAGGGCGGCTGGTTGACCTGCGGGGCGGAAAAATCGGTGTTCCCTCGGATATGAATCTGGTGGTTGGGACCATTGCCATTACTCGCGGCGGCAAGGGGACAATCTTCACCGAAGCGGGTGAGCCGGTTGTAATCGACTCGCCGAATCTGCTGACCGCCCTCGATGGCGATAAAGTCATGGTCCGGGTCGGTTCCCGCCCGGAACAGGAATTACAGGGGACAGTCATAAAGGTAATCGAGCGCGCGGAAAAGGATATTGTCGGAATATTTCAGCGCGGGAAGCACTTCAGTACTGTCATCCCCGATGACAAAAAAGTGCGCCGGAATATTTATGTCCCGAACACCTTATCAAAAGAGGCCGGCGACGGCGAGCGGGTGGTTGCAAAAATCAGTGCCTGGGATGATCCATACCGCAATCCGGAGGGGGAGGTCCTTGACGTGCTCGGGAAACCCGGCGATCAGGGCGTCGATATCAAGACTGTCATAAGAAGCTTCAATCTGCCGAGAGATTTCCCGCCGGCGGTTATAGAGGAGGCCGGCAAGGTCGGCGCCTATCTCAGTTCCGGCGAAATAAAGCGCCGTCGAGATTTTACCCGCGAGGTTGTTTACACCATCGACCCGATTGATGCCAAGGATTTCGATGATGCCATTACGGTTTCGAAGACACCGAATGGTTATCGTCTGGGTGTTTTTATTGCCGATGTTTCGTTTTATGTGAGGGACAACACCCAACTTGACAGAGAGGCTTTCAATCGCGGTAATTCTGTCTATCTTCCCGGGATGGTGATACCAATGCTTCCGGAGGAACTCTCCAATGACCTCTGTTCGCTTAAGCCGAATAAGAAGCGCCTCGTTTATGCGATCATTATAAATTTTGATCGCAAGGGCAAAGCGCTTGACTGGGAGATAACCGACGGCGTTATCAATTCGAGGGCGCGGCTTAATTATGAGGAGGTGCAGGCGTTTTTTGACAGCGGGACCGTCACCGATCGGATAGAGCGAATCGCCGACAATTTGACCGTTGCCCGGGAACTGGCCCAAATTCTTCATTCTCTCAGAATGGCCAATGGCTCGCTCGATTTCGATTTGCCCAAACCGATGATCATCATCAATAAGAAAGGTGAGATTGCCGAAATCAGGCACAGCGTCCGTCTTGAGTCGCATCGGCTGGTTGAGGAATTCATGCTGGCGGCCAACCAGGCAGTGGCGGCGAATGTCTCCAGGCTGGGACAAAAATTTCTTTACCGCGTGCACGATCGGCCCGATTTGGAGAAACTCGAGGCTTTTTCATATCTGATGACCACTCTCGGCTATAACTTCCCGGTTTCGGAAACCGTGCAACCGATGCAGTTTTCCAAATTTCTGCTGAAAGTGAAAGGCAAGCCGGAGGAGGAGCTGATCAACGAATTGATGCTTCGCTCGATGAAAAAGGCCGTTTATCAGCCGGGGAACGTCGGTCATTTCGGGCTGGCATTCAAGCATTACACTCATTTTACCTCTCCGATCCGGCGCTATCCCGACCTGATCGTTCACAGGCTCTTGAGAAAACTGGCGGACGGACACTACCCGGTCAAGCTGGCTCAGCGTCTGGACAACATCCTGAGCAATATCGGCCGGCATTGTTCCGATACCGAGCGTAATGCCGAAGCGGCCGAGCGCGAGGCCGTCAAGTATAAACAGGTGGCTTACATGTCCAAGCATGTCGGCGAGCAGTTCAAGGGCGTCATTTCGGGCGTCCTCAACTTCGGTTTTTTTGTCCGTCTCATTGATCTGGGTGTCGAAGGTATGGTGCGCGTATCGACTCTGGGCGACGATTATTATCTTTTCGAGGAAAGGCGTTATCGCCTGGTCGGGAGGCGGACGGGCAGAATTTTCAGAATGGGTGATCCGGTCGAGGTGGGCGTGCTTTCGGTTGATTTGCTCAAAAACGACATTAATTTTTACCTTGTCGAATTGCCACCACCCGTTCAAAAGGACCGACCCAAAAAAGGCGGCCGCCGGGTTACTCCGGGAAAAGGGAGACGCCGCCGGAAATGA
- a CDS encoding RNA polymerase sigma factor SigW, translating into MMDREEQALVSLARAGDRRAFDKLVARYKDKMFALAYRMTGNREEALDILQDTFFAAFKAIRGFREEASFSSWLYRIVSNKSINLIKRRGILSFLPFGASPKDEPAYEMDDAAGRSELSNKIQESINELPPKQKLVFNLRFYDQLSFVEIAEILGKGESTVKTNYQKAVEKLQKKLEDFR; encoded by the coding sequence ATGATGGACAGGGAAGAACAGGCATTAGTTTCGCTGGCCAGGGCCGGCGACCGGAGAGCGTTTGATAAACTTGTTGCGAGGTATAAGGATAAAATGTTTGCTTTAGCCTACAGGATGACCGGTAACCGCGAAGAGGCGCTGGACATTCTTCAGGATACCTTTTTCGCCGCTTTTAAGGCGATCCGCGGGTTCCGTGAAGAAGCGAGCTTTTCGAGCTGGCTTTACCGGATTGTCTCCAATAAGTCCATAAATTTAATCAAACGCCGGGGGATTTTATCTTTCCTGCCGTTTGGCGCCTCGCCCAAGGATGAGCCGGCCTATGAGATGGATGATGCTGCCGGACGCAGCGAATTGAGCAATAAAATACAGGAAAGTATAAATGAATTACCGCCCAAACAGAAACTGGTCTTCAATCTTCGGTTTTATGATCAGCTTTCCTTCGTCGAAATTGCCGAAATACTCGGAAAGGGTGAATCGACCGTGAAGACCAATTATCAGAAGGCGGTCGAGAAACTTCAAAAGAAACTCGAAGATTTCAGGTGA
- a CDS encoding rod shape-determining protein (functions in MreBCD complex in some organisms) yields MGFFDFISSDIGIDLGTANTLVFVRGQGIVLNEPSVVAIERATGKVLAVGSAAKEMLGRTPGEIAAIRPLKDGVIADFEISEKLLSDFIKRVIRHRYLMKPRILISVPSGITEVEKRAVRDSAENAGAREVYLLQEPMAAAIGVGLPVDQPSGFMIIDIGGGTSEIAVIALNGIVNNTSIRIAGDEMNDAIIMYLKKNYNLLIGELTAEEIKIRIGSAFPLEKEVSMEIKGRDLVAGVPKNLKLSSVQVREALVEPIDRIVEAVRQSLERTPPELASDILDRGIILTGGGALLKGLDKRLRQETNLPVNVAEDPLTCVVRGTGKVLENMQQYSKVLIKSRRD; encoded by the coding sequence TTGGGCTTCTTCGATTTTATTTCAAGCGATATTGGCATCGACCTGGGAACCGCTAATACGCTTGTTTTTGTCCGTGGTCAGGGAATCGTTCTCAATGAACCATCGGTGGTGGCTATCGAAAGAGCCACCGGCAAAGTTCTCGCAGTGGGGTCGGCGGCCAAGGAGATGCTGGGACGCACACCCGGCGAAATCGCCGCTATCAGACCTCTAAAAGACGGCGTTATCGCCGATTTCGAAATTTCCGAAAAACTTCTCTCCGATTTTATCAAGCGGGTGATTCGCCACCGCTACCTGATGAAACCACGTATTCTGATATCGGTGCCTTCGGGAATCACCGAGGTTGAGAAACGCGCTGTCAGAGATTCGGCTGAAAATGCCGGAGCCCGCGAAGTATATCTTCTGCAGGAACCAATGGCGGCTGCGATTGGTGTTGGTCTCCCGGTCGATCAACCGTCAGGCTTCATGATTATCGATATCGGCGGCGGCACCTCGGAAATCGCCGTCATCGCCTTAAACGGCATTGTCAATAATACTTCGATCAGGATCGCCGGCGACGAGATGAATGATGCAATTATCATGTATTTGAAAAAGAATTACAATCTTCTCATCGGCGAACTGACGGCGGAAGAAATCAAAATAAGGATAGGATCGGCCTTCCCCTTGGAGAAGGAAGTTTCGATGGAAATCAAAGGGCGCGATCTGGTGGCCGGTGTTCCGAAAAACCTCAAGCTGTCATCGGTGCAGGTACGAGAAGCGCTGGTGGAACCGATTGACCGTATTGTCGAGGCGGTCAGGCAATCGCTGGAAAGAACGCCTCCGGAACTGGCCTCAGACATTCTTGATCGCGGAATTATTTTGACCGGCGGCGGCGCCCTGTTGAAGGGTCTGGATAAGCGATTACGCCAGGAAACAAATCTTCCGGTCAATGTCGCCGAGGATCCGCTGACCTGCGTGGTTCGCGGCACCGGCAAAGTTCTTGAGAATATGCAGCAATATTCCAAAGTTCTGATAAAAAGCCGACGTGATTGA
- the xrtH gene encoding exosortase H: MPMGKASNKPEKSGNDNIDNTAATGTSPKISPVVRFVVLFMVLLILISIGFSQLFTRYHDKILWLMEGTAMISGAILSLFSDSVHYSGVYVSYKGFSVEIIDECTGLFEMLIYLAAVLSFSTTIRKKLLGIAMGLPAIFVFNLVRITILLVAGASSMELFNFMHLYLWQVTLIIMISTIWIGWLYLVVYRDSRKHKQE, from the coding sequence ATGCCCATGGGTAAAGCTTCGAATAAACCCGAAAAATCCGGAAACGACAACATAGACAACACCGCAGCAACCGGTACATCGCCGAAAATTTCTCCGGTGGTGCGGTTTGTGGTTCTCTTCATGGTGCTGCTGATATTGATCAGCATCGGCTTCTCCCAGTTGTTCACGCGATATCACGACAAGATTCTCTGGCTGATGGAGGGGACGGCAATGATTTCCGGGGCGATCCTGTCGCTATTTTCGGACAGTGTTCATTATTCCGGGGTCTATGTCAGCTATAAAGGCTTCTCGGTCGAGATTATCGATGAATGCACCGGTTTGTTCGAAATGCTGATTTACCTCGCGGCGGTGCTGTCGTTTTCCACGACGATCAGAAAGAAGCTCCTCGGCATCGCCATGGGACTTCCGGCCATTTTTGTTTTCAATCTGGTCAGGATAACTATTCTTCTGGTGGCCGGGGCCAGTTCGATGGAGCTGTTTAATTTCATGCACCTCTATCTCTGGCAGGTGACACTTATCATAATGATTTCAACCATCTGGATCGGATGGCTCTACCTGGTGGTGTATCGTGACAGTAGAAAGCACAAACAGGAATGA
- a CDS encoding rhomboid family intramembrane serine protease, which yields MFFPIKDENPTVNKPYVTVSLIVINVLVYMYTFPMNAKVFQIFMYKFGLIPFELVHLEELTPRYAVPILLTPLTSMFVHGGFMHLFGNMLFLWIFGNNIEDYLGPVKFTIFYFVSGLAAVFLFVLFGPNSQIPLIGASGAIAGVLGAYLVLFPRARIVTLIWLFFIQVVRIPAKFLLGFWFFYQLLMSAMGGGGGVAWLAHVGGFAFGYLWFRFVAARRRIRRATIEL from the coding sequence ATGTTTTTTCCGATCAAAGATGAAAATCCGACCGTGAATAAACCGTATGTGACGGTCAGCCTGATTGTCATCAACGTTCTGGTATATATGTACACCTTTCCGATGAACGCCAAGGTGTTTCAGATATTTATGTATAAATTCGGTTTGATACCGTTTGAACTGGTGCATCTTGAGGAGCTGACCCCGCGCTATGCTGTCCCGATTTTACTGACGCCGCTCACCAGCATGTTTGTCCATGGCGGGTTCATGCATCTCTTCGGCAACATGCTTTTCCTATGGATATTCGGCAATAATATCGAGGATTATCTCGGGCCGGTCAAATTTACGATCTTTTATTTTGTCTCCGGATTGGCGGCGGTCTTTCTATTTGTCCTGTTCGGCCCCAACTCTCAAATCCCTCTGATCGGCGCTTCGGGGGCGATCGCCGGTGTGCTGGGCGCCTATTTGGTTTTATTCCCGCGTGCCCGCATCGTCACCCTGATCTGGCTCTTCTTCATACAGGTGGTGCGCATCCCGGCCAAGTTTCTTCTCGGTTTTTGGTTTTTCTATCAACTCCTGATGTCCGCGATGGGCGGCGGCGGCGGGGTTGCCTGGCTGGCGCATGTCGGCGGCTTCGCTTTCGGTTATCTCTGGTTCCGTTTTGTTGCGGCGCGCCGTCGTATCCGGCGCGCGACAATCGAGTTGTGA
- a CDS encoding electron transfer flavoprotein translates to MDVEREILEVDILVVGGGPAGLSFGYHLADLIQNSGGDLSMPEMIIIEKGSYPGAHSLSGAVLDPRSLKELMPDFMDKGFPFEHEVGPDSLYYLTEESHLRFPFLPKPFKNEGNYIISLNKFTSWLSEQVEAREINIFPATGGYEPVIEDGRVSGIRTVDLGLDKEGEPKSNFEPGSIIKAKMVVFAEGVHGSLTKQIRQELDLFKDANPQSYLTGIKEVWEIPDGRLRDGEVIHTFGWPQPGEEYGGGFIYKMKGNMAAVGYAVGLDSPNPANDPHYKFQMFKTHPFIRRIFEGGKMLHYGAKTIPEGGYYSMPRLYGDNILLIGDCAGFLNSQRLKGIHLAIKSGMMAAETVFDGLRQGDFSASVLKGMQDRFESSWAKDELYRVRNFHAGFGNGLFMGMMHSGLQMISGGRGLINNIETKPDHEHMMPLQEYIARYGEENTKHALKFDNAYLFDKLTDVYHSATKHEEEQPSHLVIADLNICNNQCTEEYGNPCQYFCPAQVYEMVDDEARPGKKKLQLTPSNCVHCKTCDIADPYQIINWVTPEGGGGPNYTNC, encoded by the coding sequence ATGGATGTAGAAAGAGAAATTCTTGAAGTTGATATTCTTGTTGTCGGAGGCGGCCCGGCCGGGCTTTCATTCGGGTATCATTTAGCTGATCTGATTCAAAATTCCGGCGGTGATTTATCGATGCCGGAAATGATCATTATTGAAAAAGGTTCCTATCCGGGTGCACATTCCTTATCCGGCGCCGTTCTTGATCCGCGGAGCCTTAAGGAGTTGATGCCCGATTTTATGGATAAAGGATTTCCCTTTGAACATGAAGTCGGCCCGGACTCCTTGTACTATTTGACCGAAGAATCCCATTTAAGATTTCCATTTCTTCCCAAGCCATTCAAGAATGAAGGCAACTATATAATATCTTTGAACAAGTTCACCTCATGGCTTTCCGAGCAGGTTGAAGCTCGGGAGATAAATATATTCCCCGCGACCGGCGGCTATGAGCCGGTTATCGAGGACGGCCGCGTGAGCGGTATCAGGACGGTCGATCTCGGCCTTGATAAAGAAGGCGAGCCGAAGTCGAATTTCGAACCCGGTTCGATAATTAAAGCCAAAATGGTTGTTTTCGCTGAAGGTGTTCACGGCTCGCTGACCAAGCAGATAAGACAGGAACTCGACCTGTTCAAGGATGCCAATCCGCAGTCCTATCTGACAGGTATCAAGGAAGTCTGGGAGATCCCCGATGGGCGGTTGCGGGACGGCGAAGTCATTCATACTTTCGGCTGGCCGCAGCCGGGCGAAGAGTATGGGGGCGGCTTTATTTATAAAATGAAGGGTAATATGGCCGCGGTCGGCTATGCCGTCGGCCTCGACAGCCCCAATCCGGCCAATGATCCGCATTATAAATTTCAGATGTTTAAGACGCATCCCTTCATCCGCCGGATTTTCGAGGGCGGGAAGATGCTTCATTACGGGGCCAAGACGATTCCCGAGGGCGGCTACTACTCAATGCCGCGGCTTTACGGTGATAATATCCTGCTGATAGGCGATTGCGCCGGATTTCTCAATTCGCAGCGCCTGAAAGGGATTCATCTGGCAATAAAGTCGGGGATGATGGCCGCCGAGACCGTCTTCGACGGGCTCAGGCAGGGCGATTTCAGCGCCTCCGTTCTGAAGGGCATGCAGGACAGGTTCGAGTCGTCCTGGGCCAAAGACGAGCTTTACCGTGTGCGGAATTTCCATGCCGGGTTCGGGAACGGCCTGTTTATGGGCATGATGCATTCCGGTTTGCAGATGATTTCCGGCGGACGCGGACTGATCAACAATATCGAAACGAAACCGGACCATGAGCATATGATGCCTCTTCAGGAGTATATCGCGCGCTATGGTGAGGAAAATACCAAACACGCTCTTAAGTTCGATAATGCCTACCTGTTCGATAAACTGACCGATGTTTATCACTCGGCCACCAAGCATGAGGAAGAGCAGCCATCGCATCTGGTCATTGCCGATTTAAATATCTGCAACAATCAATGTACCGAGGAATACGGCAATCCCTGTCAGTATTTCTGCCCGGCCCAAGTGTATGAGATGGTTGATGATGAAGCACGCCCGGGAAAGAAGAAACTTCAGCTGACACCGTCCAATTGTGTGCACTGTAAGACCTGCGATATTGCCGATCCTTATCAGATTATCAACTGGGTGACGCCTGAAGGCGGCGGCGGCCCGAATTATACTAACTGCTGA